A part of Chloroflexota bacterium genomic DNA contains:
- a CDS encoding cyclic-di-AMP receptor, with amino-acid sequence MKLMTIIIQDKDSDRVLEALVGMDFSVTRLTSTGGFLRKGNVTLLLGLEAKQVDLVIDIVKNRCTVHKPNLHAATIFVLDMPEYMKV; translated from the coding sequence ATGAAGTTGATGACCATCATCATACAAGATAAGGATAGCGACCGCGTGCTGGAAGCTTTGGTCGGAATGGATTTTTCGGTAACCCGTCTGACAAGTACCGGTGGTTTCCTGCGGAAGGGCAATGTAACCCTTTTGCTGGGTCTCGAAGCCAAACAGGTGGACTTGGTAATTGACATCGTCAAGAACAGGTGCACAGTTCACAAACCTAATCTACATGCTGCAACAATTTTCGTGCTGGATATGCCCGAATATATGAAAGTTTGA
- a CDS encoding cyclic-di-AMP receptor — MPDPDIDLLVLIVVSLSQSKKLEANLNRQHFYFTTIDSASSLFHEPTVCLLLGLKHERLDTLKTLVRKYCQPYRKFIPVEMRSMRELGSLPVMESQEGGATLYALPIEEFNQI, encoded by the coding sequence ATGCCCGACCCGGATATTGACCTTTTAGTTTTGATCGTTGTTTCGCTCTCCCAATCCAAAAAGCTGGAAGCGAACCTCAATCGTCAACATTTCTACTTCACTACCATCGACAGCGCGAGCAGCCTGTTCCATGAGCCGACAGTGTGCTTGCTGCTGGGACTGAAACATGAACGTCTGGATACACTCAAAACTCTGGTGCGCAAATACTGCCAGCCATATCGCAAGTTCATCCCGGTTGAAATGCGTTCGATGCGAGAACTTGGGTCACTGCCGGTTATGGAGAGCCAGGAAGGTGGTGCAACCCTCTATGCCTTGCCCATTGAAGAATTCAATCAGATCTGA
- the ablA gene encoding lysine 2,3-aminomutase, with product MLPFPSKRAAAFADIPDEKWNDWRWQLSHRLNSVEDFEQVLTLTKSERKALSQPGLFRVDITPYFASLIDPDDPQDPVRRQIIPTADEISTFTGEMGDSLAEDAHSPVPGLVHRYPDRVLMLVTTQCASYCRYCTRSRIVGDPTQTFSSKDFEAQLDYLRRTPQVRDVLLSGGDPLTLAPRILERLLTALREIPHIEVVRIGSRVPVFMPQRITKELTDMLQKFHPLWINIHVNHPNEITGELAEACDKLTRAGIPLGNQSVLLAGVNDDPTIQRRLVHDLVRMRVRPYYLYQCDLVHGAGHFRTPVGKGIEIIEALRGHTSGFAVPTYVVDAPGGGGKIPLNPNYLISYSDHKVVLRNYEGYITTYEEPTDYKPIDPALVAPFKDETLEPGQSGVFGLLEGEEMFLKPHGFDELHNRGGGVHRLRENKEKWIPRGIGDGKQEDE from the coding sequence ATGTTACCTTTTCCGTCGAAGCGTGCCGCCGCCTTTGCAGACATTCCCGATGAAAAATGGAACGACTGGCGCTGGCAGCTCAGCCATCGGCTGAACTCAGTAGAGGATTTTGAACAGGTACTGACCCTCACCAAGAGTGAACGCAAAGCACTCAGTCAACCTGGCCTTTTTAGGGTGGATATCACACCCTACTTTGCATCTTTGATCGATCCAGATGACCCGCAGGACCCCGTCCGACGGCAGATCATCCCCACTGCAGATGAAATATCGACGTTCACAGGCGAAATGGGCGATTCCCTGGCGGAAGATGCTCACTCTCCTGTCCCCGGCTTGGTCCATCGCTATCCCGACCGGGTTCTGATGCTGGTCACCACCCAGTGCGCCAGCTACTGCCGCTATTGCACCCGTTCCCGGATCGTTGGCGATCCCACCCAGACCTTCTCTTCCAAGGATTTTGAAGCCCAACTGGATTACCTCCGCCGCACCCCTCAGGTCCGTGATGTGCTGCTCTCCGGTGGTGACCCATTAACCCTGGCCCCTCGCATTTTGGAACGCCTGCTTACAGCCCTGCGAGAAATCCCGCATATTGAGGTCGTTCGCATTGGCTCACGCGTCCCGGTGTTCATGCCACAGCGCATCACCAAAGAGCTGACCGACATGCTGCAGAAATTCCACCCGCTGTGGATCAATATCCACGTCAACCATCCCAACGAGATCACCGGTGAACTGGCGGAAGCCTGTGACAAACTCACTCGGGCGGGCATCCCTCTGGGCAACCAGTCCGTGCTGCTGGCGGGCGTCAATGATGACCCCACGATCCAGCGCCGTCTGGTGCACGATTTGGTTCGAATGCGGGTACGGCCCTATTACCTCTATCAATGCGACCTGGTCCACGGCGCCGGGCACTTCCGCACACCTGTCGGCAAAGGTATCGAGATCATCGAAGCACTGCGCGGCCACACATCCGGTTTCGCTGTCCCAACATATGTGGTGGATGCGCCTGGTGGCGGCGGGAAGATTCCTTTGAACCCGAATTACCTCATCAGCTATTCGGACCACAAGGTTGTCCTGCGAAACTATGAAGGCTATATCACCACTTATGAGGAGCCGACCGATTATAAGCCGATAGACCCGGCCCTGGTAGCGCCCTTCAAAGATGAAACATTGGAACCCGGCCAGAGCGGTGTCTTCGGCCTTCTGGAAGGCGAAGAGATGTTCCTCAAGCCGCATGGCTTTGATGAGCTGCATAACCGGGGCGGCGGCGTTCACCGTTTGCGAGAGAACAAAGAAAAGTGGATCCCCCGCGGTATTGGGGATGGCAAACAGGAAGATGAATAA
- a CDS encoding ribose-phosphate diphosphokinase: MQHELLFGNIKLFAGTGSPELSQEIADYLKTDLCGREITQFPNENLFVQLQSSVRGQDCYVIQTTSTPVHRNLMELLILIQTLKLDSAGRITAVVPYLCYGRSDKKDKPRVPITARLVADMIVAAGADRYMTFDLHAGQIQGFFSIPGDVLRGFHILKDYLVELAPTLNDPVVVTADLGFAKKGRVYADLLHTSLAFIEKKRTTDITNPKSLTIIGDVKGKDVLLVDDEINTGGSMVHAVEILKEQGAQDIYMIFVHPILSNNAAERLAALPVKQFVTTNTVPIPPEKKALFGDRLVILSISKLLGEVIKRANEGTSVGEMFNE, translated from the coding sequence ATGCAGCATGAGCTGCTTTTTGGAAACATCAAGCTATTTGCAGGCACCGGCTCACCGGAACTCTCTCAGGAGATCGCAGACTATCTGAAGACCGACCTCTGCGGTCGTGAGATTACCCAGTTCCCCAATGAAAACCTCTTCGTCCAACTCCAATCCAGCGTTCGCGGGCAGGACTGCTACGTCATCCAGACAACCTCCACACCCGTCCATCGCAACCTGATGGAACTGCTGATCCTGATCCAAACCCTCAAGCTGGACTCAGCTGGGCGGATCACTGCGGTCGTCCCCTACCTTTGCTACGGACGTTCCGATAAAAAAGACAAACCCCGCGTACCGATCACAGCCCGTCTGGTGGCGGATATGATCGTTGCTGCCGGCGCTGACCGCTACATGACCTTTGATCTGCATGCCGGCCAGATTCAGGGCTTCTTCTCAATCCCCGGTGATGTCCTGCGCGGTTTCCACATCCTCAAGGATTACCTGGTCGAACTGGCCCCCACCCTCAACGATCCCGTTGTTGTTACAGCCGACTTGGGTTTTGCCAAGAAAGGTCGGGTCTATGCCGATTTGCTGCATACCAGCCTGGCATTTATCGAGAAGAAACGGACCACCGACATCACCAACCCGAAATCCCTGACGATCATCGGCGATGTCAAAGGCAAGGATGTCCTCCTGGTCGATGATGAAATCAACACCGGCGGGTCCATGGTGCATGCCGTGGAAATTTTGAAAGAACAGGGCGCACAGGATATCTACATGATCTTCGTGCACCCCATCCTTTCCAATAACGCCGCAGAACGTCTGGCTGCCCTACCAGTCAAACAATTTGTGACTACCAACACTGTTCCGATCCCACCTGAGAAGAAAGCACTCTTTGGCGATCGGCTGGTCATCCTTTCAATAAGCAAATTGTTGGGCGAAGTCATCAAACGGGCTAACGAAGGGACCAGTGTCGGAGAAATGTTCAACGAATAA
- a CDS encoding GNAT family N-acetyltransferase, translating into MAHIIGERIRLRSAEKEETSLFLTWVNDPEVTEHLTLVYPMSQFEEDRWYENMMSLPAVEHPFVIDIQDESQSGGYRPIGTCQFHNVDWRCRSAEVGIMIGEKDFWNRGYGTETMKLLLKHGFESLNLHRIWLRVYAKNNRGIRAYEKAGYKYEGKFRDGHYQHGQYYDLHFMSVLRPEWDEQKSENQK; encoded by the coding sequence ATGGCACATATTATTGGCGAGAGAATACGCCTTCGGTCAGCAGAAAAAGAAGAGACCAGCCTGTTCCTGACCTGGGTGAACGACCCGGAGGTGACCGAACATCTGACGCTGGTTTATCCCATGTCGCAATTTGAAGAAGACCGCTGGTACGAGAACATGATGTCCCTACCAGCGGTTGAACATCCCTTTGTCATTGACATTCAGGATGAAAGCCAGTCTGGCGGTTATCGCCCCATTGGCACCTGCCAATTTCATAATGTGGATTGGCGCTGCCGGTCTGCTGAAGTCGGCATCATGATTGGCGAGAAGGATTTCTGGAACCGGGGCTATGGCACCGAGACCATGAAACTCCTGCTCAAGCATGGCTTCGAATCGCTCAACCTGCACCGGATCTGGCTGCGAGTCTATGCCAAGAACAATCGCGGGATCAGGGCTTACGAAAAAGCCGGTTATAAGTATGAAGGCAAATTCCGTGATGGTCATTACCAGCACGGCCAATATTACGACCTCCACTTCATGAGCGTACTCCGCCCTGAATGGGATGAACAAAAATCTGAGAATCAGAAATAA
- the aspS gene encoding aspartate--tRNA(Asn) ligase, with translation MKRTLIKNLGQHIDEQVTIKGWLQTLRDQKNMQFLIIRDRTGLVQVAHWKKGNPELADLISNVGTESALTVTGKVVKNDVVKLGGIELQLEELTVEGAAEIPVAFEPFGEYLPEQDFRLDWRYLDLRRDVNQLIFAVETTAEHAMREYWLQHEFIEIHSPKIVGAPSESGAELFSLPYFEKTAYLAQSPQFYKQMAMAAGFENVFEIGPVFRADPSFTSRHMTEFTGVDMEMSWVDSHEDVMAFMERWLAYTYEKVIEKHGEAIKEVFGVELEVPSVPFPRIKMADAHKLLKELGYKLPPDKLHDLDPGAERALGAYFKEKEGHDYVFVTDWPFEARPFYHMLDPEDKTTRSFDLLGKGLEVSTGAQREHRYEVLREQAHIKGLTDEPIQDYLNFFKYGTPPHGGFGFGLSRFLMILLDLPNIREAVYIFRGPTRLNP, from the coding sequence ATGAAACGTACGCTGATTAAAAACCTTGGACAACATATCGACGAACAGGTAACCATTAAGGGCTGGCTGCAGACCCTGCGTGACCAGAAAAATATGCAGTTCCTGATCATCCGGGACCGCACCGGCCTGGTTCAGGTTGCCCACTGGAAAAAAGGCAATCCCGAACTCGCCGACTTGATCTCCAACGTTGGGACCGAATCTGCGCTGACCGTCACCGGTAAAGTCGTCAAGAACGACGTTGTCAAATTGGGCGGCATCGAATTACAGCTGGAAGAACTCACGGTTGAAGGTGCAGCGGAGATCCCAGTGGCCTTCGAGCCTTTCGGCGAATACTTACCCGAGCAGGATTTTCGGCTGGATTGGCGCTATTTGGATTTACGCCGGGATGTCAACCAGTTAATTTTTGCAGTGGAAACCACTGCTGAACATGCCATGCGGGAATATTGGCTGCAGCACGAATTCATCGAAATCCATTCCCCCAAGATCGTCGGCGCTCCCAGTGAAAGTGGCGCTGAACTGTTCTCCCTGCCCTACTTTGAAAAGACCGCTTATCTGGCTCAATCGCCCCAATTCTACAAACAGATGGCGATGGCTGCCGGTTTTGAAAACGTCTTCGAGATCGGCCCCGTCTTCCGAGCAGACCCCTCCTTCACCTCCCGCCATATGACCGAGTTCACCGGTGTGGATATGGAAATGTCCTGGGTTGACTCCCATGAAGACGTGATGGCTTTCATGGAGCGTTGGCTGGCCTACACCTACGAAAAAGTCATCGAAAAGCATGGCGAAGCTATCAAAGAAGTCTTTGGTGTGGAACTGGAAGTCCCCTCCGTGCCCTTCCCCCGCATCAAGATGGCGGATGCTCATAAGCTCTTGAAGGAACTGGGCTACAAGCTCCCTCCTGATAAACTCCACGATCTTGACCCAGGCGCTGAACGGGCACTGGGCGCTTACTTCAAGGAGAAGGAAGGCCATGACTATGTGTTTGTGACCGATTGGCCCTTTGAGGCCCGCCCCTTCTATCACATGCTGGACCCCGAAGACAAAACCACCCGCAGTTTCGACTTGCTTGGAAAGGGTTTGGAAGTCTCCACCGGTGCGCAGCGTGAACACCGCTATGAGGTTTTGCGGGAACAGGCCCATATCAAAGGCCTCACCGATGAACCCATTCAGGATTATCTTAACTTCTTCAAGTATGGCACCCCACCCCATGGCGGCTTCGGCTTCGGCCTCAGCCGTTTCCTGATGATCCTGTTGGATCTTCCGAATATTCGCGAAGCGGTCTACATCTTCCGTGGGCCGACCCGCCTCAATCCGTAA
- the meaB gene encoding methylmalonyl Co-A mutase-associated GTPase MeaB, with amino-acid sequence MKHLDPEALRQGNRLALSRALTAVENGDPAGQALISTLFPHTGNAFLVGITGAPGTGKSTLVNQLARAFRKDPHSGEQLKIAIVAVDPTSPFTGGALLGDRIRMQDLIGDPGIFIRSMASRGALGGLAHSTAAFTTLLDGAGFDLILVETVGAGQAEVDIAQLAHTVIVVEAPGLGDDIQAIKAGILEIGDILVVNKADQPGSENAVRALQAMLEMSKGGGSLPVAGKHLRQSQTEQHETGEAQIDWKTPVLPVTATQGQGIPELVEAIKSHRDHLRQSGLWQVKEAQRLEKDLQALIQDYLVRNWHESLDPARYDAVLNDVIERKISPQSALELLT; translated from the coding sequence ATGAAGCACCTCGATCCTGAAGCACTCCGCCAGGGTAATCGGCTCGCGCTTTCCCGCGCCCTGACCGCCGTTGAAAATGGAGATCCGGCAGGTCAGGCGTTGATCTCCACCCTTTTCCCCCATACCGGCAACGCGTTTCTGGTCGGCATCACCGGTGCGCCCGGCACAGGTAAGAGCACGCTGGTGAACCAGCTTGCCCGCGCCTTCAGAAAAGACCCACATTCGGGGGAGCAGCTCAAGATTGCCATTGTTGCCGTTGATCCCACCAGCCCCTTCACCGGAGGTGCCCTTTTGGGGGACCGAATCCGGATGCAGGACCTGATCGGCGATCCCGGCATTTTCATACGTTCGATGGCTTCACGCGGTGCTCTGGGCGGCCTTGCCCACAGCACCGCTGCCTTTACTACCCTGTTGGATGGCGCTGGTTTTGACCTGATCCTGGTCGAAACGGTTGGCGCTGGTCAGGCTGAAGTGGATATCGCCCAACTGGCCCATACAGTCATCGTGGTGGAAGCACCGGGCCTCGGCGATGATATTCAGGCGATCAAAGCCGGGATTCTCGAGATCGGGGATATCCTGGTGGTCAACAAAGCCGACCAGCCCGGTTCAGAAAACGCCGTGCGTGCCCTGCAGGCCATGCTGGAAATGTCAAAGGGCGGCGGCAGTCTCCCCGTGGCAGGCAAACACCTCCGCCAATCACAAACGGAACAACACGAAACCGGGGAAGCCCAGATAGATTGGAAAACACCGGTGCTACCTGTGACCGCCACCCAAGGACAGGGCATTCCCGAATTGGTGGAAGCCATCAAATCCCACCGGGATCACTTGCGCCAATCCGGTCTTTGGCAGGTGAAAGAGGCCCAGCGGCTGGAAAAAGACCTTCAGGCATTGATCCAGGACTACCTTGTGCGCAATTGGCATGAAAGCCTGGACCCGGCACGTTATGATGCCGTTTTGAATGATGTGATCGAACGAAAGATCAGCCCCCAGTCCGCCCTGGAATTATTGACCTAA
- a CDS encoding cobalamin B12-binding domain-containing protein, producing the protein MVDRKIRVLVAKPGLDGHDRGAKVVARALRDAGMEVIYTGLRQTPEMIAEAALQEDVDVVGMSILSGAHNALVPAVINKLVELGLDDVKVFVGGIIPENDIPGLMALGVYAVYGPGTDTKKVAEDIRFALQAQAN; encoded by the coding sequence ATGGTAGACAGAAAAATTCGTGTTTTAGTCGCCAAGCCCGGCCTTGATGGGCACGATCGCGGCGCAAAAGTAGTCGCCCGAGCTTTGCGAGATGCCGGTATGGAAGTGATCTACACCGGCCTACGCCAAACCCCTGAAATGATCGCCGAAGCCGCCTTGCAGGAAGATGTGGATGTGGTTGGTATGTCGATCCTTTCCGGTGCACATAACGCCCTCGTCCCGGCAGTTATCAATAAACTGGTCGAATTGGGCTTGGACGATGTAAAAGTTTTTGTTGGGGGAATCATTCCCGAAAATGATATCCCTGGGTTAATGGCCCTGGGAGTCTATGCAGTGTATGGACCTGGCACCGACACCAAGAAAGTGGCTGAAGACATCCGGTTTGCGCTGCAAGCACAAGCCAATTAA
- a CDS encoding flavin reductase has protein sequence MDRLPVEIRKLILRPHYLFHNQWALLTAGDYDQDDYNGMTIGWGALGTMWGKPFAFVAVRHSRYTFKFMEKYDNFTISIFPRSCHEALTIMGTQSGRDHDKIAESGLTLQRANTVTAPVYEEAELTIECNKIYANDLNPAHFLDVTIDRHYPNKDIHRIYYGEILYASAIESYQFNKDKQALPMLKHA, from the coding sequence ATGGATCGATTACCAGTTGAAATCAGGAAACTTATCCTTAGACCGCACTACCTCTTCCATAACCAATGGGCTCTGCTGACCGCTGGCGATTATGATCAGGATGATTATAACGGAATGACAATTGGCTGGGGAGCTCTGGGCACGATGTGGGGCAAACCCTTTGCGTTTGTCGCCGTCCGCCACTCCCGCTACACCTTCAAATTCATGGAGAAGTATGATAATTTCACAATCTCCATTTTCCCCAGAAGCTGCCACGAAGCGTTGACCATAATGGGTACGCAATCCGGCAGGGATCATGACAAAATCGCCGAATCCGGCCTAACTCTGCAGCGGGCGAATACTGTTACCGCCCCGGTTTATGAAGAAGCCGAACTCACCATTGAATGCAATAAAATTTACGCCAATGACCTCAACCCGGCGCATTTTCTGGATGTGACCATTGACCGTCACTATCCCAATAAGGATATTCACCGCATCTACTACGGTGAGATCCTCTATGCTTCAGCGATCGAATCCTATCAATTCAACAAGGATAAACAAGCCCTTCCCATGTTGAAACATGCCTGA
- the ruvB gene encoding Holliday junction branch migration DNA helicase RuvB: MTETKDRFINRDEQPEDHEDRSLRPSFLGEMIGQQQVKENLRILIEAAKLRTEALDHVLFYGPPGLGKTTLAHILANEMDVAIKVTSGPAIERAGDLAAILTNLHAGDILFIDEIHRLGRAVEEVLYPAMEDFSLDIVIGKGPAARSIRLKLPHFTVVGATTRLALVTSPLRARFGVIHRLDFYDQDALIEIVQRGAGLLGVTYDDQGLVEIASRSRGTPRVALRMLRRVRDYAQVRAEGQINGEVAKAALDLLNIDGQGLDDLDRRVLLCVIEKYDGGPVGLNTIAASVSEEPDTIMDVVEPYLLQLGFLERTSQGRMATRIAYDHLGLDFRDGKAQQPLF; encoded by the coding sequence ATGACAGAAACCAAGGATCGCTTCATCAACCGGGATGAACAGCCCGAAGATCACGAAGATCGTTCATTGCGCCCATCCTTTTTGGGTGAAATGATCGGTCAGCAGCAGGTTAAAGAGAACCTGCGCATCCTGATTGAAGCGGCCAAATTGCGCACTGAAGCGCTGGACCATGTGCTTTTCTACGGTCCTCCCGGCCTGGGCAAGACCACCCTGGCGCATATCCTGGCCAATGAAATGGATGTGGCGATCAAGGTGACCTCCGGCCCGGCGATTGAACGGGCGGGGGACCTGGCGGCGATCCTGACCAACCTGCATGCCGGGGATATCCTCTTTATTGATGAGATCCACCGCCTGGGACGGGCAGTTGAAGAAGTGCTCTATCCAGCCATGGAGGATTTCTCGCTGGATATCGTGATCGGCAAGGGCCCGGCGGCCCGTTCGATCCGCCTGAAGCTGCCGCATTTCACCGTGGTCGGGGCTACCACCCGGCTGGCATTGGTGACATCACCGCTGCGCGCCAGGTTTGGCGTGATCCACCGGCTGGATTTCTATGATCAGGATGCCCTGATTGAGATCGTTCAGCGCGGGGCTGGCCTGCTGGGTGTGACCTATGACGACCAGGGACTGGTGGAGATTGCTTCCCGCTCCCGTGGGACACCCCGGGTGGCCCTGCGAATGCTGCGGCGGGTGCGCGATTACGCCCAGGTGCGTGCGGAAGGGCAGATCAATGGCGAAGTTGCCAAGGCGGCTCTTGACCTTTTGAATATCGACGGCCAGGGGCTGGATGACCTGGACCGCCGGGTTTTACTCTGCGTGATTGAAAAATATGACGGCGGCCCAGTTGGGCTGAATACGATTGCGGCCTCGGTCAGCGAGGAACCGGATACGATCATGGATGTGGTCGAACCCTATCTGCTGCAGCTTGGGTTCCTGGAACGGACCTCACAGGGCAGGATGGCCACCCGGATTGCCTATGACCATCTCGGGCTGGATTTTCGTGACGGAAAAGCTCAGCAGCCGCTATTTTAA
- the queA gene encoding tRNA preQ1(34) S-adenosylmethionine ribosyltransferase-isomerase QueA yields MKTTDFYYDLPQERIAQTPVYPRHNSRLLVLDREMDTLEHTHFWDIERFLKSGDLLVINETRVIPARIFAKKLPGGGKAEILLLEKKDERTWTALVGGKGLKEGRKLAIDQGPEVEVLQVLDGPKRLIQFSEPIEPYFSQVGHVPLPPYIHEELNDPERYQTVYAREPGSAAAPTAGLHFTPDLMQKLEAKGVQFARVDLHVGLDTFAPVTEDDPTEHKIHTEWCELTPETAETINAAKAKGGRIIAVGTTSVRTLETAARGAKAGDVVAPFSGPTNLFILPGFEFRAVDAMVTNFHLPKSTLLMLVSAFAGRERMLKTYQIAIEEDYRFFSFGDAMLIV; encoded by the coding sequence ATGAAAACAACTGACTTTTATTATGATCTGCCGCAAGAGCGGATTGCCCAGACACCTGTTTACCCGCGCCATAATTCCCGTCTGTTGGTTTTGGACCGTGAAATGGATACGCTTGAACATACCCACTTTTGGGATATTGAACGCTTTCTGAAGTCCGGTGACCTGCTGGTGATCAACGAGACTCGGGTGATCCCGGCTCGTATTTTTGCAAAAAAGCTGCCAGGTGGCGGCAAAGCAGAGATTCTGCTGCTGGAAAAGAAAGATGAGCGCACCTGGACGGCACTGGTCGGGGGGAAGGGGTTGAAGGAAGGCCGCAAACTGGCAATTGACCAGGGACCCGAAGTGGAAGTGTTGCAGGTTTTGGACGGCCCGAAACGCTTGATTCAGTTCAGCGAGCCGATTGAGCCTTATTTCAGTCAGGTGGGGCATGTACCGCTGCCACCGTATATTCATGAAGAGTTGAACGACCCTGAGCGCTATCAGACGGTCTATGCCCGAGAGCCTGGTTCAGCTGCTGCGCCGACCGCGGGGCTGCACTTCACCCCGGATTTGATGCAAAAACTGGAAGCGAAGGGCGTGCAGTTTGCCCGGGTGGATCTGCATGTCGGGCTGGATACCTTTGCCCCGGTGACGGAGGATGACCCCACAGAGCATAAGATCCATACCGAGTGGTGTGAGTTAACGCCTGAGACGGCGGAAACCATCAACGCAGCCAAGGCCAAGGGCGGGCGGATCATTGCCGTGGGCACGACCAGCGTACGTACCCTGGAAACGGCAGCCCGGGGAGCGAAAGCAGGCGATGTGGTTGCACCTTTCAGCGGGCCAACTAACCTTTTCATCCTGCCAGGCTTTGAATTCAGGGCTGTGGATGCGATGGTGACCAATTTTCACCTGCCAAAATCCACTCTGCTGATGCTGGTCAGCGCCTTTGCGGGCAGGGAGCGCATGTTAAAGACTTATCAGATTGCCATTGAGGAGGACTACCGCTTTTTCTCTTTTGGTGACGCGATGCTGATTGTTTAG